GTATTTCCGGTCGATGCGGTTCTCGAGCCGGTTCACCTCGATGCAGTGCTCCTGCACATGAGAGTACTGCTTGGACCGCAGCTCCCGGAGCGCCTTTTTGAGGACATCCGCCGTCATCTGGAGGTCTTCGGCGATGGAGATCACCTCGGGCGTGGGTTTTTCGATCTTGTAGACGACCATGCGGTCCACGGCCGCCCAGATGAGGTCGACCACATCGTCGATGCGCGAAGCCAGGGCGTGGATGTCCTCACGGTCGATCGGCGTCAGGAAGGTCTTGTTCAGGTCCTTCATGATATCGTGGGTCAGCATGTCGCCTTCCTGCTCGAACTCGTAGATGGCCTTTGCCTTCTTCTCGAAGTGCTCGAAGTTGTTGAAGGTGTCCACGAGGAGGTTCGTTGTCCGTGACAGATTTTCGAGCGCCCGGTCGAACTGCTCGAAGAAATCGATTGATTTGGGGAATAGCGCCATAGGGGTAGGGTTGTCTCCTTCGCTGAATTTGAGGCAGCCTTGGAGCGGGGCCTTTCAATTCCGGGTGAAAGAATAGCACAAAGAGCACACCCCTGCAACTCCAAAAAATTAAATACCTGATCGAAGTCGCTTACTGACAAGAGCATTAAATTCTTTGCGCCCCCGAGGACGCCGAGGAAAGCTGAACAGCCTTTATCACAGCATTTCTCTGGGACTCGGTGTCCTCTATGGCAAAATGATCTTGACTATAATATGCTCTCCTTGACATTTCTTCAGGATGAACCGGCATTCAGAATCGCGTGAAGGGCATCCCGGTTCTATGTTATAGTATCACCATGGTATCACGCGCCATTCCCGCGATCCTGTTCTGTCTCCTTTTTTCCCCTTCATCGTCCCTTGCTCAGCAGGCTCCTCTTTTGTTCACCCCCTCCTATCAGACCGTGCATGGCGGCCTCAAGATCGCCGTTCCGCCTGCCGCGGACAGTGTCCCGAAACTGGGCCTGGCTCTGGCCGGCGGCGGGGCAAAGGCCGCCGCGTCGATCGGTGTGCTGAAGGTACTGCAGCAGGAGGGCATTCCCATTGCGGCGATCGCGGGCACGAGCATGGGCGCTGGCGTGGGCGGCCTCTATGCAGCGGGCTACCAGCCCGACGAGATCGAACGGATATTCCTCGGCAGCGACTGGAACGACATCTTTAATGACAAGCCGGCCCGGGCGTTCCTGACGCAGGAGCAGAAGGAGGCCGAAAGCCGCCACCTCCTGGAGTTCACCTTTCAGAAGGGCCGCTTCATGCCGCCCGCGGGGCTGACGGCGGGACAGAAGCTGACGAACCTCCTGGTCTCCAAGACGCTCGCGGCCTCCTTTGAAGCGGACCTCGATTTCAACCGGCTGCGGGTGCCCTTTCGCG
This region of Nitrospirota bacterium genomic DNA includes:
- a CDS encoding DUF47 family protein translates to MALFPKSIDFFEQFDRALENLSRTTNLLVDTFNNFEHFEKKAKAIYEFEQEGDMLTHDIMKDLNKTFLTPIDREDIHALASRIDDVVDLIWAAVDRMVVYKIEKPTPEVISIAEDLQMTADVLKKALRELRSKQYSHVQEHCIEVNRLENRIDRKYRDALGKLLNDNNDPIYIIKWKDIYQLFEDASDRAEDIANILEGIVLKHA